The Balneolaceae bacterium genomic sequence CGTTGTGGCCGGGCTCGCGCAGCCCGCTGTCGATGGGCTCTTCCCCGGCCATGATGCGAATGAGGGTGGACTTTCCCGCGCCGTTGGGTCCCACCACGGCCAGCTTGTTGCCCCGTTCCACGGTATAGTTGAGGTCCTCGAATACCACATTATCGCCGTAGGTTTTGCGCACGTTTTCCAGGCGCATCACGATGGCGCCGGAGCGTTCGGCGGCGGGGAATTCAAAGCTGATCTCCTCCTGCTCCTCCTCCAGTTCGATCCGGTCCATCTTTTCAAGCTGCTTGATGCGGCTCTGCACCTGGGCGGCCTTGCTGGCGTTGTAGCGGAACTTGTCGATGAACTCCTGAATCTGTTTGATCTCCCGCTGCTGGTTTCTCCAGGCCTGGCGCAGGTGTTCCATCCGCTCGGCGTGCTTCTCCTCGAAATACGTGTAGTTGCCGTCGTAGTCGAAAAGTCGTCCGTGTTCCAGGGCCAGCGTGCGGCCGGAGATGGTATTCAGAAAGGCACGGTCGTGGGAGACCAGGATGATGGCGCCGTCGTACTGAAGCAGGAATTCCTCCATCCACTGCAGCGCCTCGATATCGAGGTGGTTGGTGGGCTCGTCCAGAAGCAGGTAGGTGGGCTGGCGCAGCAGCAGCTTGGCCAGGGCGATACGCATCAGCCAGCCCCCGCTGAACTCCGAGGTGGGACGTTTGAAATCCTCCGGGCTGAAACCCAGTCCCATAAGCACCTTTTCGATGTCGGCCTCCAGGTTGTAGGCGTCCGACTGCTCAAGGCGGGTCTGCAGACGGCCGTAGCGGTCCATGGCCGACCGGTGCTCGCGGGTGCCCTCCTCGGTATCGGCCAGAGCGTGCTGCGCCTTGCGCACCTCCTCCTCCAGCTCCAGTATTTCACGGAACGCGTGGCGGACCTCCTCGAGTACCGTCAGGCCGGGATGGGGCTCCACACCGTCCTGGGGGAGGTAGCCCACGTCGGAGGCCTTGGAGAGGTGAAGCTCGCCGCCGTCGGGCTCGATCTCGCCTGCGATGATTTTCAGCAGGGTGGACTTGCCCGCACCGTTGGGTCCCACCAGTCCCACGCGCTCCCCGGGGTTGACCAGAAAGTTGATGTCCTCAAAAAGCGTGTGGTCCCCGAAGTGGAGGGTGAGATTCTGGGCGTTCAGCAAGGCGGTGGGTGAGGTATGGTCGGTTTGCAGATGTGTTCGGGCCGTTTCCGGCTGTTCGGGTGCGTCCCTTTGCGGGCGGCTGCCAATATACGAATCGTTGGGGTGCTGATAAATGTTGTGCGGCGGCAAAGGTGACGCCCTCCTTCAGGTACGTAAAGATTTTGTTCTCCCTCGTGATCGCGACGGGACCCATGTCTGGAGCGGACGCCGGCGCCTATTCCCCATTTTGATAAGCCCTCATTTGTCCTATTTTTGACCTATGTCTTTGCTGATTTTTTACCTTGCTCTGGCCATCGGCGTCTCCTTCCTCTGTTCCATACTGGAGGCCGTGCTGCTTTCGGTGAGCCATTCCTATATCGCCGTGCTGGAGCGCAAGGGCAACAGGGCCGGCGAGCTGCTGCGCACCTACAAGCAGGACATTGATCGGCCGCTGTCGGCCATCCTGAGTCTTAACACCATTGCCCACACGGTGGGGGCGGCCGGCGTGGGCGCCCAGGCGCAGCTTGTTTTCGGGGAGACCTATGTGGCGGTCACCTCCGCCGTGCTCACCTTCCTGATCCTGGTGCTTTCGGAAATCATTCCAAAAACCGTGGGCGCCACCTACTGGCGCAGCCTGGCCCCTGTCTCGGTCTACACCTTGCGCGGACTGATGATCCTGCTCTATCCTTTTGTGGTGCTTTCCCAGGTTATTACGCGCCTGCTCGCCAGCGAGGAGAACATACCCAGCTTCAGCCGTGAGGAGTTCGGGGCCCTGGCCGAACTGGGCGTGGAGGAAGGCATCTTCGAGGAGGAAGAGTCGCGCATCTTTAAAAACCTGATACGCTTCAGCTCCCTGCGGGTGAAGGACATCATGACCCCGCGCACCGTGGTGGTGGGATTCCAGGAAAGCGGCACCCTGGAGCACATCGACGCTAACATCGAGGAGCTTACCTTTTCCCGGCTCCTGCTTTATGGGGAGGAGCGCGACGAGGTCACCGGCTACGTGCTCAAGAACGACCTGCTCCTGCTGCTGGCCCGCGACCAGACCGACCGCCGTCTGAAGGAGATTCGCCGGGATATTCTCATCGTGCCGGAGATCATGGCACTGAAGGACCTGTTCGAGGAGCTGATGGCCAAACAGGAGCATATCGCGGTGGCGGTGGACGAGTATGGCGGCCTCGCAGGCGTGGTGACGATGGAGGACCTGGTGGAGACGCTGCTGGGCATGGAGATTATCGACGAGGCCGACACCATCGAGGACATGCAGAAGATGGCTCGCAAGAAGTGGGGCGAGCGTGCACGCCGGCTGGGCATCATCGGCGAGAAAGAGAACTGACAGGCGACTACCCTTCGAACAGCTCCTCGTGCAGACGGCGCACCGCCTCCACCGTGTGCCCCGCCTCCACCACCAGGTTCAGGTTGCGCTTGGTGCTGCTGTAGGAGAGGGTTTCCAGCTTGATGTCTCCCAGCGCACGTCGCAGGCGCTCCACAAGCTCCTTCTGGCGCGCAGGATCGCATCCCACCAGCCCTATCACACCTACTCCCCTTCGCAGGCCCGCCTCCCCCAGTTCCTGCAGCTCCTCGGACAGCCGTTTCAGCTCCGGACCGTCATCCAGGGCGCTCCTCTCCTTGTAGGCCATGGCCTTGACCAGTCCGTCGGAAGTGGTATCTCCGGTGATGCGGGTCCCGGGTGCCTCCGGCTCGAAGATGTTCTTCACTCGCACGGTCAGGTTGCGGGCGGAGGCCGGTTTCAGGGTGGAGGGGTGCAGCACCTTGGCGCCGAACCAGGCCAGTTCGGTGGCCTCCCGGAAGCTGAGGGCGGGAATGGGCCGGGCGCCCTCCACCACGCGCGGGTCGCAGGTGTAGACGCCGCTCACGTCGGTCCAGATCTCTACGGCCTCGCAGGGGAGGGAGGCTCCTATAAGACTGGCGGTGTAGTCGGAGCCCTCGAAGCCCAGGTTAGTGAGATTGCCGTTGGCCGTCTGCCCGTAGTAGCCGCCCATCACGGGTATGGCCTTGCCCCGCCAGCGCTCCAGCAGTTCGCTTACGGCTGAGCGAATAAATGGCAGATCAGGCGAGGCGCCGCCGAAACGGTCGTCCGTGCGAATGAGCTCACGGGCATCCACCCACTGCGCCTGCATGCCGGCGGCGCGGGCGCAGGAGGCCAGCAGCCGGGAGGATAGGCGTTCGCCGATGGAAGCCACCGCGTCACGCGTGCGGTCGTCCAGGCTGCCCGCCTCGCGGATGGCGTCCAGGTGTCCGAGTAGGATTTCGGAGAGGCGGTCAAGGTGTCCGAGGCAGGCTTCCTGTTCTTTCTCCCGGGAGGAGGACGGGCCGTCGACGGCGTACTCGTCCATAAAACCGGTGATCAGCTTGCGGTGGCGGGCGTCGATCTCTTCGGCCATATCGCGGGCTTTGACAGGGTCCGTGGCGGCCGACTCGGCCGCGGCGATGAGGCGGCGCGTGGTTCGGGCTGTGGCGGAGACCACCACCCAGGGGCGCTCATAGCGGGCTGTGATGTCCAGCACCCTCTTCCAGGTATGCTCGTCGCCCATCGAGGTGCCGCCGAACTTGAGTACCGTGTACTTCGCCATGGGATGCGGTTGCAGAAATTACGTGCCGGTTCCGGCCCAAGATAGCAATCGACCGGCTGAATGTGGAGGGGAAATCAGGGCGGCAGTTTCCCGCCTGTTACCCGCCCGACCGGTAGCGCATGATGCGCCGGTAGATGGGCACGAGCAGCAGGGCCGCCAGCAGAGCGGAGAGGGCCAGGATCCACGACTCCCGCACCAGCGAGACGTCCAGCACCCGGTTGAGGGCGCGGGCGACGTTGGTGAGTCCAATGACCAGCGTCACAAACACGATGATTCCGGTGAGGGCGTTGGCCCAGCCGCCGTTGATGTGCTCCGTGCCCAGCAGTCCGCGGTCGTTGGCCATCAGCAGCAGAAAGATGGCGATGAGGGGAAGGATGATGCCGTTGAGGGCCTGCGCCAGGATGATGGCGGGTATGGGCTGCACCTGGGAGACCCCGAAGCCCACGCCGCAGAGCAGTACGCCGATCCAGACGGCCCGGAAGCGGGAGCCGCCTTCGCGCCACAGGCTTTCTGTTGAGGCGGGGCCGCCGGGGCTGGCCTCCGGGGCTGCAGATGTCCCCCAGAGGCTTTGGGCCGTCAGCGCGGCGGCAAGGGGCGCGGTAAGGGCCGAACTGAGTCCGGCGGCGGCCAGCCCGAGGGCGAAAAAGACCGCCGCCCAGCCGCCCAGGGTACCGGCCAGGGCGCCGGCTAGTCCCTCGTAGCTGAACGATCCCGCCACCGAACTGCCCACCACCAGCACGGCCATGGAGATGACGCCGCCCAGAATGACGGCAAAGCTGAGGCTGAAGCGCATCTCCCTGAGGC encodes the following:
- a CDS encoding ABC-F family ATP-binding cassette domain-containing protein codes for the protein MLNAQNLTLHFGDHTLFEDINFLVNPGERVGLVGPNGAGKSTLLKIIAGEIEPDGGELHLSKASDVGYLPQDGVEPHPGLTVLEEVRHAFREILELEEEVRKAQHALADTEEGTREHRSAMDRYGRLQTRLEQSDAYNLEADIEKVLMGLGFSPEDFKRPTSEFSGGWLMRIALAKLLLRQPTYLLLDEPTNHLDIEALQWMEEFLLQYDGAIILVSHDRAFLNTISGRTLALEHGRLFDYDGNYTYFEEKHAERMEHLRQAWRNQQREIKQIQEFIDKFRYNASKAAQVQSRIKQLEKMDRIELEEEQEEISFEFPAAERSGAIVMRLENVRKTYGDNVVFEDLNYTVERGNKLAVVGPNGAGKSTLIRIMAGEEPIDSGLREPGHNVQAAYFAQHQADELDPGKEALEVMRAIAPYEPETRLRTILGCFLFQGDDVFKKVSMLSGGEKSRLALARILLMPANFLIFDEPTNHLDMQSKEILQQALRQYEGSYMIVSHDRDFLDPIVDKTLEVQPEGTRTFLGNVSYYLEKKKEEEGENIYGSDRDGTGGPAGGSGGVAQAGNGPGDGASGEAREAGERSLTRKEERRIEAEKRKKKSRRLKPIRSKIDSVEQEIEKLEKRQQEIEEAMAEPDFYDDTEKAKEVSQEYDAVKQKLTDRYSRWEELAVEAAEIEEEFEV
- a CDS encoding CNNM domain-containing protein; the encoded protein is MSLLIFYLALAIGVSFLCSILEAVLLSVSHSYIAVLERKGNRAGELLRTYKQDIDRPLSAILSLNTIAHTVGAAGVGAQAQLVFGETYVAVTSAVLTFLILVLSEIIPKTVGATYWRSLAPVSVYTLRGLMILLYPFVVLSQVITRLLASEENIPSFSREEFGALAELGVEEGIFEEEESRIFKNLIRFSSLRVKDIMTPRTVVVGFQESGTLEHIDANIEELTFSRLLLYGEERDEVTGYVLKNDLLLLLARDQTDRRLKEIRRDILIVPEIMALKDLFEELMAKQEHIAVAVDEYGGLAGVVTMEDLVETLLGMEIIDEADTIEDMQKMARKKWGERARRLGIIGEKEN
- a CDS encoding aspartate kinase, producing the protein MAKYTVLKFGGTSMGDEHTWKRVLDITARYERPWVVVSATARTTRRLIAAAESAATDPVKARDMAEEIDARHRKLITGFMDEYAVDGPSSSREKEQEACLGHLDRLSEILLGHLDAIREAGSLDDRTRDAVASIGERLSSRLLASCARAAGMQAQWVDARELIRTDDRFGGASPDLPFIRSAVSELLERWRGKAIPVMGGYYGQTANGNLTNLGFEGSDYTASLIGASLPCEAVEIWTDVSGVYTCDPRVVEGARPIPALSFREATELAWFGAKVLHPSTLKPASARNLTVRVKNIFEPEAPGTRITGDTTSDGLVKAMAYKERSALDDGPELKRLSEELQELGEAGLRRGVGVIGLVGCDPARQKELVERLRRALGDIKLETLSYSSTKRNLNLVVEAGHTVEAVRRLHEELFEG
- a CDS encoding divalent metal cation transporter — its product is MLSAAFIGPGTITAAGSAGSGFGFTLLWALLFSTVACVMLQEAGARLTISGEQNLGESIAARFRGTPAGTFAIWLVGGSIVLGCAAYEAGNILGGVAGLGLVLDVSPALLTAGIGLAAFLLLWFGSTDLIAKMLGGVVALMGICFLTTALIMQPPLGELLGGLFVPAVPTGSELLVIGLIGTTVVPYNLFLGSNIRHSQSLREMRFSLSFAVILGGVISMAVLVVGSSVAGSFSYEGLAGALAGTLGGWAAVFFALGLAAAGLSSALTAPLAAALTAQSLWGTSAAPEASPGGPASTESLWREGGSRFRAVWIGVLLCGVGFGVSQVQPIPAIILAQALNGIILPLIAIFLLLMANDRGLLGTEHINGGWANALTGIIVFVTLVIGLTNVARALNRVLDVSLVRESWILALSALLAALLLVPIYRRIMRYRSGG